Within the Streptomyces sp. YIM 121038 genome, the region GGCCCGCTGTACCTGCGCTACGGCGGCTTCGAGGAGCGCTACTGCTTCTCGCCCGAGGGCGCGTACGTGGCGGCCGTGGCCCGGCCCGACGGCGTCCTCGTGCCGGACACGCGCGGCGCCTCGTTCAAGGTGCCCCCGTGGGCGGAGGTCCCCGCGTTCGTGCGGGCGCAGATCGACGCCGCGCGGGCGGAGCGCACCGGCGCCTTCCCGTACCGCGTGGAGAAGGTGCTCCTGTTCAGCAACGGCGGCGGGGTCTACCGCGCCGTGGAGTCGGCGACGGGCCGCACGGTGGTCCTGCGCGAGGCCCGCCCGCACGCCGGGCTCGACCTGGACGGCACCGACGCGGTGACCCGCCTCGCCCGCGAGCACGCCATGCTGGAACGCCTCGACGACCTGCCCTGCGCCCCGAAGACGTACGGCCGCGTCCGCCACTGGGAACACCACTTCCTGGTGCAGGAGTTCATCGAGGGCGAGCCCCTGCACGAGGCGATCGGCCGCCGCCACCCGCTGCTGCGGCCCGCCCCCACCGCGGACGAGCGCGCCGCCTACGCCGCCTGGGCCGACATCACGTACACGCGCGTCGAGCGGGCCCTGGCCGCGCTGCACGCGCGCGGCATCGTCTTCGGCGACCTGAAGCCCGGCAACATCATGGTCCGCCCCGACGGCTCCGTCTGCCTCGTCGACTTCGAGACCGCCCGGCACATCGGCGACGCCGTGCGCCCGGCCCTGGCCACCGAGGGGTTCAGCGCCCCCTGGGCGCGCTCCGGGTTCGCCGCCGACGACCACGCCCTCGCCTGCGTCCGGCTCGCGCTGTACCTGCCGCTCACCGAACTGCTGCGGTTCGCGCCCGGCGAGCCCGCCAAGCACGAGCAGCTCGTCGCGGCGGTCGAGCGCCGCTTCCCGGTGCCCGCCGACTTCGGCCCCTCGCTGCGCCGCGCGCTCGCACCCCCGGCGCAGGAGGACGCGCCCCGCCCCGCCTGGCCGCAGGCCCCGCGGGACTGGGACGCCCTCCTCGACGGGATGCGCGACGCGATCGTCGACAGCGCGACACCCGATCGCGAGGACCGGCTCTTCCCCGGCGACGTACGGCAGTTGGAGCACCAGGGCGCCGCGCTCGCGTTCGGGGCCGCCGGGGTGCTGCACGCGCTGCGCGTCACCGGCCGCGACGACCACCCGGCCTTCGCGGAGCACACCGACTGGCTGGTCGCGGCCGCCCGCCGCGCCCGGTGGCCGCGCCCCGGCCTGTACGACGGGGTGGCCGGCGTCGCGTGCGTCCTCGACGAACTCGGCCTGCGCGACGAGGCGCTGGCGGTCCTCGAAGGGCTGAGGGGCGTCGAGCCGCACCGGTGCGGCCCCGGCCTCTTCGGCGGGCTCGCGGGCATCGGGCTCACCCTGCTGCGCTTCGGCGCGGACGCACCCGTCCTCGGCGCACGGACACGCGGGGCCGGGGGCGCCACGGCGATCGGCCGGGAGCTGGTCCACCGCCTCGGCGCCGACCCCGGCGCGAGAGGCCTGATGCACGGCTGGTCGGGCCCCGCCCTGCTCTTCACCCGCCTGTACGAGGCCACGGGCGACCCCTCCTGGCTGCGGCACGCCGAGACGGCCCTCGCGCGGGACGCCGGCCGCCTCGGCGTGCCGCGCGGGCCCCGCCTCCAGCTCAGGAGCGGCCCGCACTGGGTGACCGGCCTCGAACGCGGCAGCGCGGGCATCGGCCTCGCCCTCGACGCGTATCTGCGGGTCCGCCACGACCCCCACCTGGCGGGGGTCCGCGACCGGATCCGCGACGGCCTGGACACCGAACTCCTGCTGGACGGCGGCCTGTTGACCGGCCAGGCGGGCGTCCTGTACGCCTGCGCCCACCTGGGCGCGCCCACCGAGGCGCACCTCGACGCGCTCGCCCTGCACGCGGTGCGCTTCCGGGGCCGCCCCGCCTTCGCCCTCGACGGCCGCCTGCGCCTGTCGATGGACCTCGCCACCGGCACGGCGGGCGCGCTGCTCGCCGTGCACGCCGCGCGCACCGGTGCGGCGCCGGACGCCCTGCCGTTCCTGGCCCCGGCCCCCGGCCGCCCGTGACCGCCGCCGAGAGCCCGCCCGCCGCGCCCCACCGGCTGCTGCGCAACCGCGACTTCCAGCTGCTGCTGTGGGGGCAGGGCCTGTCCGTCCTCGGCTCCGGCGCCGCCGCCCTCACCCTGCCGCTGCTCGTCCTCGCCGAGACCGGCTCGCCGCTGCGGGTCGGCCTGGTCGAGGCGGTGTGGACCGGCGCCGTCGCCGTGGCGTGCCTGGCGGCGGGCCCCCTCACCGACCGCTACGACCGGCGTGCGGTCATGCTGTGGTGCGAGTACGGCCGCGTCGCCGTC harbors:
- the lanKC gene encoding class III lanthionine synthetase LanKC; translation: MSHPGAAPLFADGLEHFDDEATWFARTRAPAPDGWERAEQGPWVNLRAVGTRLPRQGWKVHASATPADAERVVDTVADYCLAHGIAFKFLRGTAILKQVNGKPAARSAGGKLATLYPATDTVLELALKELSALLHGVEGPYVLNDLRWGPGPLYLRYGGFEERYCFSPEGAYVAAVARPDGVLVPDTRGASFKVPPWAEVPAFVRAQIDAARAERTGAFPYRVEKVLLFSNGGGVYRAVESATGRTVVLREARPHAGLDLDGTDAVTRLAREHAMLERLDDLPCAPKTYGRVRHWEHHFLVQEFIEGEPLHEAIGRRHPLLRPAPTADERAAYAAWADITYTRVERALAALHARGIVFGDLKPGNIMVRPDGSVCLVDFETARHIGDAVRPALATEGFSAPWARSGFAADDHALACVRLALYLPLTELLRFAPGEPAKHEQLVAAVERRFPVPADFGPSLRRALAPPAQEDAPRPAWPQAPRDWDALLDGMRDAIVDSATPDREDRLFPGDVRQLEHQGAALAFGAAGVLHALRVTGRDDHPAFAEHTDWLVAAARRARWPRPGLYDGVAGVACVLDELGLRDEALAVLEGLRGVEPHRCGPGLFGGLAGIGLTLLRFGADAPVLGARTRGAGGATAIGRELVHRLGADPGARGLMHGWSGPALLFTRLYEATGDPSWLRHAETALARDAGRLGVPRGPRLQLRSGPHWVTGLERGSAGIGLALDAYLRVRHDPHLAGVRDRIRDGLDTELLLDGGLLTGQAGVLYACAHLGAPTEAHLDALALHAVRFRGRPAFALDGRLRLSMDLATGTAGALLAVHAARTGAAPDALPFLAPAPGRP